In the Gorilla gorilla gorilla isolate KB3781 chromosome 10, NHGRI_mGorGor1-v2.1_pri, whole genome shotgun sequence genome, one interval contains:
- the LOC134756603 gene encoding uncharacterized protein, which translates to MSAPRCSSLRTSSVSPLEQAARKTAPSSNFTLVFWRFTTGGSRSVSEPIQRFSCSFRFCFASAIFIPSPAAGSSYREGGKGEAEREERGGRGCVNVSMSAGQRRAGNPEPTLETSSIPQSTGAAHPAERTSLPTTEALPPPARPPVTGGQSNVTSRDRDWEAPFDQCACALGLRPPQEERSRELRRGWLGHRREAGVAQAAGAGTDLERRKRGRKVVLSGWGLPGIRRPAVEPQGSTAQICLPGCLSYAESLAQGGGFSYWLRYLNGMEDRS; encoded by the coding sequence ATGTCGGCGCCGCGGTGCAGCAGCTTGAGGACCTCGTCCGTGTCCCCGCTGGAGCAAGCAGCCAGGAAGACGGCGCCATCGTCGAACTTCACCTTGGTCTTCTGGCGCTTCACCACCGGAGGCTCGAGGTCCGTCTCGGAGCCGATCCAGCGTTTCAGCTGCTCGTTCCGCTTCTGCTTCGCGTCCGCCATCTTCAtcccctctcctgccgccgggtCTTCTTATCGCgagggggggaagggggaggcggagagggaagagaggggaggcagGGGGTGTGTGAATGTTTCTATGAGCGCGGGCCAGAGGAGGGCTGGGAACCCGGAGCCGACGCTCGAGACTTCCAGTATCCCACAGAGCACTGGGGCGGCGCACCCGGCCGAGCGGACCTCCCTTCCTACCACAGAAGCCCTCCCGCCCCCAGCACGGCCACCCGTCACCGGCGGCCAATCTAACGTAACTTCGCGAGATCGGGACTGGGAGGCGCCCTTCGACCAGTGCGCATGCGCCCTGGGCCTGCGCCCGCCCCAGGAAGAGCGCTCCCGCGAACTGCGGCGGGGGTGGCTGGGCCACCGGAGGGAAGCGGGTGTGGCCCAGGCAGCGGGGGCTGGGACAGACCTGGAAAGGAGGAAGCGGGGAAGGAAGGTTGTCCTGTCGGGCTGGGGGCTCCCGGGAATCCGGAGGCCAGCAGTGGAACCACAAGGCTCTACAGCGCAGATCTGCCTCCCGGGCTGTCTCAGCTACGCCGAGTCGTTGGCTCAGGGCGGAGGATTTTCCTATTGGCTGCgttatttgaatggaatggaggatAGGTCGTGA